A window of Pedobacter lusitanus contains these coding sequences:
- a CDS encoding RNA polymerase sigma-70 factor encodes MSEQSTDKLKNQLRIDEVSFFHLYERYWKKLYQLGYKYLGDAYRAEGVVQEVFTSIWQRKDSLLLSEDTIENYLVRAVRFRISRIYSDEVRKAKKMDELLQRQTVGDTNHTEQEVLYRFLREDIDKLVSCLPDRCKEVYVLSREKGLNNQEIAGNLLISEKTVENQLTKALKFIRKGLEKYPLS; translated from the coding sequence GTGTCTGAACAGTCAACTGATAAATTAAAGAATCAGCTTAGAATTGATGAAGTCTCTTTCTTTCATCTTTACGAACGCTATTGGAAAAAGCTATATCAGCTGGGATATAAATATCTTGGAGATGCTTATCGCGCTGAAGGCGTAGTACAGGAGGTTTTTACTTCTATCTGGCAACGCAAGGATAGCTTATTGCTAAGCGAAGATACTATAGAAAATTATCTGGTCAGAGCAGTAAGATTCCGGATCAGCAGGATTTATAGTGATGAAGTCCGGAAAGCAAAAAAGATGGATGAATTATTACAGAGACAAACGGTCGGTGATACCAATCATACAGAGCAGGAAGTTTTATACAGATTTTTAAGGGAAGATATTGATAAACTTGTCAGTTGTCTTCCGGATCGCTGTAAGGAAGTTTATGTGTTGAGCAGGGAAAAAGGGTTAAATAACCAGGAGATTGCAGGAAATCTGCTGATCTCTGAAAAAACGGTCGAAAATCAATTGACAAAGGCCCTGAAATTTATCCGTAAAGGGCTTGAAAAATACCCTTTGTCTTAA
- a CDS encoding phosphocholine-specific phospholipase C — protein MENRRDFIRKASLLTGALSLSTILPGSIQRALAIDPDLGTTYLDAEHIVFLMQENRSFDHAFGSLKGVRGFNDPRAIRLPNNYPVWLQSNKKGETYAPFRLDLKDTRATWMNSLPHSWENQVDARNNGDYNGWLEAKRSGNKNYADMPLTMGYYNREDIPFYYALADAFTVCDHSFCSSLTGTSPNRTFFWTGKIREEQNGTAKAHLNNGDIDGSERLSWGTFPERLSKHGVDWKIYQNELSAGVGFEGEQDDWLGNFTDNPIEFFQQYHVKRHPEHILWLKKATADLAAKIKIKPDPKLQKTLERYQKDLDFLENNPLESLSPEQQELHKRAFTTNRNDPDFHKLESITYNDNGKERTTEIPKGDVLHQFRKDVDTGKLPAVSWLVAPCNFSDHPGAPWYGAWYLSEAIDILTKNPEVWKKTIFVLTYDENDGYFDHLPPFVAPNPKDSSTGIVSKSLDTEAEFVQKGQSERESPVGLGYRIPMVVVSPWTRGGYVNSQVFDHTSSIQFLEHFLSHKTGQKIHEDNLTSWRRSLCGDLTSVFRPYNGEKIPLPKTIEKKPFIEEIHKAQFAKLPDNFKKLTPTEIAEIVKKTKDSAHLPKQEKGIKPANAIPYEIYADGGLTTDKTTFKITLTAGNKYFGKKSSGAGFNIYAKAKNWSFTADAGDTLSYQWPLETFEDQRYDLKVYSINGFFRHFTGDVNDPEIILTLLYQNQKGKIDQLNGNVLLQIKRLKKGVPLKLTLTDNAYYNPPLDILIGAKETEKLVPLALGKSHHWYDFTIKAQGNHIFSQQFAGHVEHSRESFTDPLMGDE, from the coding sequence ATGGAAAACAGAAGAGATTTTATCAGGAAAGCTTCATTACTAACCGGAGCTTTAAGTCTTTCAACAATTTTACCGGGATCAATACAAAGAGCTTTAGCTATTGATCCTGATCTTGGAACAACTTATTTAGATGCAGAGCATATTGTATTTCTAATGCAGGAGAACAGGTCTTTTGACCACGCCTTCGGTTCATTGAAGGGGGTCCGGGGCTTTAATGATCCCCGGGCGATCCGTTTACCAAACAATTATCCCGTCTGGTTGCAGAGCAATAAAAAAGGAGAAACCTATGCTCCATTCAGATTAGATCTTAAAGACACCAGAGCAACCTGGATGAATTCCCTGCCCCATTCCTGGGAAAATCAGGTTGATGCCCGTAACAACGGTGATTATAATGGCTGGCTGGAAGCAAAGAGATCAGGCAATAAGAATTATGCCGATATGCCATTAACAATGGGTTACTATAACAGGGAAGATATTCCTTTTTATTATGCCCTGGCCGATGCCTTTACAGTTTGTGATCATAGTTTTTGTTCTTCCCTTACAGGAACAAGCCCCAACCGTACCTTCTTCTGGACAGGTAAAATCAGAGAAGAACAAAACGGAACAGCCAAAGCTCATCTGAACAATGGAGATATTGACGGTTCAGAACGACTTTCATGGGGAACCTTTCCAGAGCGCCTGTCTAAACATGGAGTAGACTGGAAAATATATCAGAATGAGCTTAGTGCAGGAGTGGGCTTTGAAGGAGAACAAGATGACTGGCTTGGAAATTTCACAGACAACCCTATTGAATTTTTTCAGCAATACCATGTTAAAAGACACCCTGAGCATATTCTATGGCTTAAAAAGGCTACTGCTGATCTAGCTGCGAAAATAAAGATTAAACCAGACCCCAAACTCCAAAAAACTCTTGAACGCTATCAGAAAGATCTTGATTTTCTAGAGAATAATCCCCTCGAATCATTATCACCTGAACAACAGGAACTACATAAACGAGCTTTTACAACCAACAGAAATGATCCCGACTTTCATAAACTGGAATCTATTACTTATAACGACAACGGAAAAGAAAGGACTACTGAAATTCCAAAAGGCGATGTATTACATCAGTTTCGCAAGGATGTAGATACAGGAAAACTACCTGCCGTTTCCTGGCTGGTTGCCCCATGTAATTTCTCTGACCATCCTGGTGCGCCCTGGTATGGTGCCTGGTACCTGTCAGAAGCCATTGATATCTTAACCAAAAATCCCGAAGTCTGGAAAAAGACAATTTTCGTTCTTACTTATGATGAAAATGATGGTTATTTTGATCATTTACCACCATTCGTTGCTCCTAACCCAAAAGATTCATCTACCGGAATCGTTTCAAAAAGTCTTGATACTGAGGCTGAGTTTGTGCAGAAAGGACAAAGTGAAAGAGAAAGTCCGGTTGGGCTTGGCTATAGAATTCCTATGGTCGTTGTCTCCCCATGGACACGTGGAGGCTATGTCAATTCACAGGTCTTTGACCACACATCTTCCATTCAGTTCCTTGAACATTTCCTAAGCCATAAAACAGGACAGAAAATTCATGAAGACAATCTGACTTCCTGGCGCAGAAGTTTATGCGGGGACCTTACTTCTGTGTTCAGGCCTTATAACGGAGAGAAAATTCCGCTGCCAAAAACTATAGAGAAAAAGCCTTTCATTGAAGAAATCCATAAAGCTCAGTTTGCCAAATTACCAGATAACTTTAAAAAACTGACACCTACTGAAATTGCTGAAATAGTTAAAAAAACAAAAGATTCAGCCCATCTTCCCAAACAGGAAAAAGGGATTAAGCCAGCCAATGCAATTCCATATGAAATTTACGCAGATGGTGGATTAACTACAGATAAAACAACATTTAAAATAACCCTCACTGCCGGTAATAAATACTTTGGAAAAAAATCAAGCGGAGCAGGTTTTAATATTTATGCAAAAGCCAAAAACTGGTCATTTACAGCCGATGCAGGAGATACGCTTTCATACCAATGGCCATTAGAAACCTTTGAAGATCAGCGCTATGATTTAAAAGTATATAGCATAAATGGCTTTTTCAGACATTTTACCGGTGATGTGAATGATCCTGAAATTATACTCACTCTGCTTTATCAGAATCAGAAAGGTAAGATTGATCAATTAAATGGAAATGTTCTTTTGCAGATCAAACGTCTTAAAAAAGGGGTTCCGCTAAAGTTAACACTGACAGACAATGCTTATTATAACCCTCCTCTGGATATTCTGATAGGAGCTAAAGAAACAGAAAAACTGGTTCCTTTAGCGTTAGGGAAGAGCCATCACTGGTATGATTTCACAATAAAAGCGCAGGGTAATCACATATTCAGCCAGCAATTTGCAGGTCATGTTGAGCATTCCCGCGAGAGCTTTACTGACCCGTTAATGGGAGACGAATAA
- a CDS encoding beta-N-acetylhexosaminidase translates to MKKLLVSFAAVCLLISNQHVSAQTEPLISPRPLILETAKKGTLNLSAATKIIVHGLPAEAQYLKDKLSLIAGLNIPVTITPKASKNNILLDLKENPAATYGKESYELTVNTNGIKISAADKAGLFYGIQSLLQLITVTEPGKSATVPYVTIKDKPRFGWRALMLDEGRHFKGEKVVKQLLDDMAMLKMNVFHWHLTDDQGWRIEIKKYPELTKIGSKRKDSQLAWRSEKRSGKPHEGFYTQEQIKEVVRYAADRHITIVPEIEMPGHATAAIAAYPWLGTTGEKVEVPVTFGKFKDTYNVADPKVYTFLEDVLTEVMALFPSKVIHIGGDEVLYDQWKSSPQIQALMGREGLKSPADVQIWFTNKISKFIASKGRRMMGWNEIMGGKVHEFTDDKETVVKEKLDQGTIVHFWRGTTDMITSAASKGYDLVNSYHIYTYLDYDYKEIPIRKAYDFNPIPQGLDPKYDKHVLGLGCQMWSEFIPEVADMQQKIYPRLAAYAEVGWTDLSRKDYTYFQNTMKLIENHWKKEGVEVAVVDYNARGEETKE, encoded by the coding sequence ATGAAAAAGCTTTTAGTATCGTTTGCGGCAGTCTGTTTGCTGATCAGTAATCAGCATGTATCAGCCCAGACGGAACCCCTCATTTCTCCCCGTCCCCTGATCCTGGAAACAGCAAAAAAAGGGACTTTAAACCTGAGTGCAGCAACAAAAATTATTGTTCATGGATTACCAGCGGAAGCACAGTACCTGAAAGACAAACTCTCGCTCATTGCCGGGCTGAATATTCCGGTAACTATTACCCCAAAAGCCAGTAAAAACAATATACTTCTGGATTTGAAAGAAAATCCGGCAGCAACTTACGGTAAAGAAAGTTATGAACTTACTGTAAATACTAATGGTATTAAAATATCAGCAGCAGATAAGGCCGGCTTATTTTATGGTATACAAAGTCTGCTGCAATTAATTACAGTAACCGAACCTGGAAAAAGTGCAACAGTGCCATATGTAACCATTAAAGATAAACCACGTTTTGGCTGGAGAGCTTTAATGCTTGATGAGGGACGTCATTTTAAAGGAGAAAAAGTTGTAAAACAACTGTTGGATGATATGGCAATGCTCAAAATGAATGTATTCCACTGGCACTTAACAGACGATCAGGGTTGGCGGATTGAAATCAAAAAATATCCTGAACTAACTAAAATCGGGTCCAAACGTAAAGATTCACAATTGGCCTGGAGAAGCGAAAAACGCTCAGGAAAACCACATGAAGGATTCTATACACAAGAACAAATTAAAGAAGTTGTCCGCTATGCAGCAGACAGACATATCACTATAGTCCCAGAAATCGAAATGCCGGGCCACGCTACAGCAGCGATTGCCGCCTATCCATGGTTGGGTACAACCGGAGAAAAAGTGGAAGTGCCGGTGACGTTTGGTAAATTTAAAGATACTTACAATGTCGCAGATCCAAAAGTTTATACCTTCTTAGAAGATGTACTAACCGAAGTGATGGCATTATTCCCTTCTAAAGTTATTCATATTGGCGGAGACGAGGTTTTATATGACCAATGGAAAAGTTCCCCTCAGATACAGGCTCTAATGGGCAGAGAAGGCTTAAAATCGCCTGCCGATGTACAGATCTGGTTTACCAACAAAATTTCCAAATTCATTGCCTCAAAAGGTCGCCGGATGATGGGCTGGAATGAAATTATGGGAGGCAAAGTCCATGAATTCACAGATGACAAAGAAACTGTAGTTAAAGAAAAACTGGATCAGGGAACTATTGTTCATTTCTGGAGAGGTACAACTGATATGATTACCAGCGCAGCTTCAAAAGGATATGACCTGGTTAACTCCTATCATATTTATACCTATCTGGATTATGATTACAAGGAAATCCCGATTAGAAAGGCTTATGATTTTAATCCGATTCCGCAAGGACTGGACCCGAAATATGATAAGCATGTACTGGGCCTGGGCTGTCAGATGTGGAGTGAATTTATTCCGGAAGTAGCAGATATGCAGCAAAAAATTTATCCGCGTTTAGCTGCGTATGCAGAAGTAGGATGGACAGACTTATCCCGCAAGGATTATACTTATTTCCAAAACACAATGAAACTGATTGAGAACCATTGGAAAAAAGAAGGCGTGGAGGTCGCTGTCGTAGATTATAATGCCAGAGGCGAAGAAACTAAAGAATAA
- a CDS encoding Nif3-like dinuclear metal center hexameric protein encodes MRLAVITKHLETYAPLNYQEDYDNSGLLTGDMNQEITGALVALDCTEDIVDEAIAKNCNLIITHHPIVFKGLKRFTGKNYVERVIINAIKNNIALYAIHTNLDSVQNGVNGVICKRLGLKQAKILAPKAGILKKLITFCPIAQAGRLREALFAAGAGNIANYSECSFNTEGTGTFKASAGTQPYVGQHGMQHHEQEIRIETVFLIQDERKILLALLENHPYEEVAYDIFPMENKLDTVGSGMVGWLEEELDAADFLRFVKSRMNVTLIRHTRDTGRKIKKVAVCGGSGSFLLGHAIAAGADAFITADFKYHEFFDADGKLMIADIGHFESEQFTSNLLVDILERKFPEMTVHLTGVNTNPINYFY; translated from the coding sequence ATGAGATTAGCTGTAATTACGAAACATCTGGAGACTTATGCGCCACTGAACTATCAGGAAGACTATGATAATTCAGGCTTGCTGACGGGTGATATGAACCAGGAAATCACAGGAGCTCTGGTTGCTCTTGATTGTACTGAAGATATTGTTGATGAGGCGATTGCTAAAAACTGTAATCTGATTATTACACATCATCCTATTGTTTTTAAAGGATTAAAAAGATTCACCGGTAAAAATTATGTGGAACGGGTAATTATCAATGCCATTAAAAATAATATTGCTTTGTATGCTATTCATACTAATCTGGATAGTGTCCAGAATGGGGTAAATGGTGTAATTTGTAAACGATTGGGCTTAAAGCAGGCTAAAATTCTGGCTCCCAAAGCTGGGATTTTAAAGAAATTGATCACTTTTTGTCCCATAGCTCAGGCAGGCAGACTGAGAGAGGCTCTTTTTGCTGCTGGTGCAGGGAATATTGCAAATTACAGTGAATGTAGTTTTAATACAGAAGGTACAGGTACATTTAAGGCCTCTGCTGGTACACAACCTTATGTTGGTCAGCATGGAATGCAGCATCATGAACAGGAAATAAGGATTGAAACTGTATTTCTGATTCAGGATGAAAGGAAAATATTGCTGGCGCTGCTGGAAAATCATCCTTACGAAGAGGTTGCCTATGATATTTTTCCTATGGAGAATAAACTGGATACAGTTGGTTCCGGAATGGTGGGCTGGCTGGAAGAAGAGCTGGATGCAGCGGATTTTCTGCGCTTTGTAAAATCAAGAATGAACGTAACGCTGATCAGACACACCCGGGATACTGGCCGGAAGATAAAAAAAGTGGCTGTTTGCGGTGGTTCAGGAAGTTTTCTGCTTGGACATGCTATTGCTGCTGGTGCAGATGCTTTTATTACTGCAGACTTCAAATATCATGAGTTTTTTGATGCTGATGGGAAACTTATGATAGCTGATATCGGACATTTTGAAAGTGAACAGTTCACATCTAACCTGCTGGTTGATATTCTGGAACGGAAGTTCCCTGAAATGACTGTACATTTAACAGGAGTGAATACGAATCCGATAAATTACTTCTACTAA
- a CDS encoding TM2 domain-containing protein, with the protein MYNSPFMMLPGITPQEFSYLQSITTGFNEQQLNGFLMIYNSKRRNPDDMVLYCVLGFFVPGLSRFLVNQIGMGILYFFTYGLCMIGTIIDLVNYKNLAFEYNQKVAFESLQMAKMGAITQ; encoded by the coding sequence ATGTACAATTCACCATTTATGATGCTTCCGGGCATCACGCCTCAGGAGTTTTCTTACCTGCAATCTATAACAACAGGTTTTAATGAGCAGCAGCTGAATGGATTTCTAATGATTTATAATAGTAAAAGAAGAAATCCGGATGATATGGTTCTGTATTGTGTGCTGGGATTTTTTGTACCGGGATTGTCGAGATTTTTAGTAAACCAGATTGGAATGGGTATTCTTTACTTTTTCACTTACGGACTATGTATGATCGGTACTATTATAGATCTGGTAAATTATAAGAATCTGGCTTTTGAATATAATCAGAAGGTTGCTTTTGAAAGTTTACAGATGGCAAAAATGGGTGCTATAACTCAATAA
- a CDS encoding DUF2752 domain-containing protein — MSLLLLAIAEPQGHEAVNHFTFCPLANLGLDWCPGCGLGRSVTQLFHGNLEESFHQHWLGIPAVVIIGLRIITLGRYEWKKNKNR; from the coding sequence GTGAGTTTATTATTACTGGCAATAGCTGAACCTCAGGGACATGAAGCCGTAAATCACTTTACTTTTTGTCCGCTGGCGAATCTGGGACTGGACTGGTGTCCGGGCTGCGGACTGGGAAGATCTGTTACGCAATTGTTCCATGGTAACCTTGAAGAGAGTTTTCATCAGCACTGGTTAGGTATACCAGCGGTAGTGATTATCGGGCTGAGAATAATAACACTTGGTCGATACGAGTGGAAAAAAAATAAGAATAGATAA
- the mfd gene encoding transcription-repair coupling factor: MNIRDLINRYKTDERIEALAKTLNSGKGNKLQLKGLVGSADATIAVTTYFLLHKPQLFILPDREEAAYFMADLESILEKEVLIFPSSFRKAFDFTQVDTANVLARAEVLNELNHNSSYGKIVVTYPEALAEKVINRDILEKNTLEISLGVKLGIDFINEFLVDYDFNRTEFVYEPGQFSIRGGIVDIFSFSHDLPYRIEFFGDEVESIRTFEIESQLSVEDVKTFTIIPNVQSKYLTESNINLLDYIEKDTQLWFKDVEFTLDIIKTGYKKAVELWKALPSKEKQENPDWIDPKFAFSDERMIGDIVHDFSLIEFGKQFFYKTDNVFLFDTKPQPSFNKDFNLLIHNLKENEKNGIHNFISSSSPKQTERLYAILDDIDKTAKFVPVNIQLREGFIDPRQSIAFYTDHQIFDRFYKYKLKRGYQRSQAITMKDLRDLKPGDFVTHIDHGIGKYAGLEKVEVNGKTQEMIRLVYADNDLLYVNINSLNRIAKYSGKDGTPPKMNKLGTEAWDKLKKTTKKKVKDIARDLIKLYALRKSQVGTAFDPDGYLETELEASFIYEDTPDQMKATSDVKKDMEAPHPMDRLVCGDVGFGKTEIAIRAAFKAVANGKQAAVLVPTTILALQHFKTFSGRLKEFPCRVDYINRFKTNKQIKETLAQVEEGKVDIIIGTHRLLSKDVKFKSLGIMIIDEEQKFGVSAKEKLRALRVNVDTLTLTATPIPRTLHFSLMGARDLSIMSTPPPNRQPVNTELHVFNDKLIQEAVQFELDRGGQVFFIHNRVNDLPQLGGLIQTLVPKARIGIAHGQLDGDALEDVMLDFINGEKDVLVATTIIEAGLDIPNANTIIINHAHMFGLSDLHQMRGRVGRSNKKAFCYLLSPPLSTLTSEARKRLSAIEEFSDLGSGFNIAMRDLDIRGSGNLLGAEQSGFIAEIGFEMYHKILDEAIQELKADEFKELFKDDKERPFVTFTQIDTDLELYIPDDYVTNITERYNLYTELSKLDDELQLKSFESSLKDRFGPVPKPVKTMLNVLRLQWAAKKLGFEKLSFKKGVLRGYFIADKQSNFFDSPIFHNILHFAQQHPRMCNLKEVKNTLRIAFEDLKTVDEAIQMLEMVPQ; the protein is encoded by the coding sequence GTGAACATCCGTGACCTGATCAATAGATATAAAACTGATGAGCGCATCGAAGCGCTTGCAAAGACCCTCAACTCGGGTAAAGGTAATAAACTTCAATTAAAAGGTTTAGTTGGCTCTGCCGATGCCACAATTGCTGTAACCACCTATTTTTTACTGCATAAACCACAATTGTTTATTCTTCCCGATCGTGAAGAGGCTGCCTATTTTATGGCAGATCTGGAAAGTATACTGGAAAAAGAAGTTCTTATTTTTCCTTCTTCATTCCGTAAAGCATTTGATTTCACTCAGGTAGATACCGCCAATGTATTAGCCAGAGCCGAAGTGCTCAATGAACTCAACCATAATTCATCTTATGGAAAAATTGTAGTTACTTATCCTGAAGCACTGGCAGAAAAGGTTATCAACAGAGACATTCTGGAAAAAAACACACTTGAAATTAGTCTGGGTGTGAAATTAGGCATAGACTTTATCAATGAATTTCTGGTTGATTACGACTTTAACCGTACTGAATTTGTCTATGAACCGGGCCAGTTCTCTATTCGGGGTGGTATAGTTGATATTTTCTCTTTTTCTCATGATTTACCTTACAGAATAGAATTTTTCGGGGATGAGGTTGAGAGTATCAGAACCTTTGAAATTGAAAGCCAGTTGTCTGTAGAAGATGTTAAGACCTTCACTATTATTCCTAATGTACAATCCAAATATCTTACAGAAAGCAATATTAATCTGCTTGATTATATTGAAAAAGATACCCAGCTCTGGTTTAAAGATGTGGAATTTACCCTGGATATAATTAAAACCGGTTATAAAAAGGCAGTAGAGCTCTGGAAAGCACTTCCCTCAAAAGAAAAACAGGAAAATCCGGACTGGATCGATCCAAAATTTGCCTTTTCAGATGAAAGAATGATTGGAGATATCGTTCATGACTTCTCCCTGATTGAATTTGGAAAGCAATTTTTTTATAAGACCGACAATGTCTTTCTTTTTGACACTAAACCACAACCTTCTTTCAATAAAGATTTCAATCTCCTGATTCATAATCTGAAAGAGAATGAGAAAAATGGTATTCATAACTTTATTTCCAGCTCTTCTCCAAAACAAACAGAGCGGTTATATGCCATACTTGATGACATTGACAAAACAGCTAAGTTCGTTCCTGTCAATATTCAGCTCAGAGAGGGATTTATAGATCCCCGTCAGTCAATTGCATTTTATACTGATCATCAGATATTTGACAGATTTTATAAATACAAATTAAAAAGAGGTTATCAGCGTAGTCAGGCGATAACCATGAAAGACCTGAGAGACTTGAAACCGGGCGATTTTGTTACTCATATTGACCATGGAATAGGTAAATATGCCGGTCTGGAAAAAGTAGAGGTAAATGGCAAAACACAGGAAATGATCCGTTTGGTTTATGCAGATAATGACCTCCTTTATGTCAATATCAATTCACTGAACCGTATTGCAAAATATAGCGGAAAAGATGGTACACCACCAAAAATGAATAAACTGGGCACAGAAGCCTGGGATAAACTTAAAAAGACCACAAAAAAAAAAGTTAAAGACATTGCCCGTGATCTGATCAAGCTTTATGCACTGAGAAAATCACAGGTAGGAACTGCATTTGATCCTGATGGCTATCTGGAAACGGAACTTGAGGCTTCATTTATTTATGAAGATACTCCCGATCAGATGAAAGCCACAAGCGATGTAAAAAAGGATATGGAAGCCCCGCATCCAATGGACAGGCTTGTTTGCGGAGATGTAGGTTTTGGTAAAACAGAAATTGCAATCAGAGCAGCATTTAAAGCAGTAGCCAATGGAAAACAGGCTGCGGTCTTAGTCCCTACAACTATTCTTGCTCTGCAGCATTTCAAAACCTTTTCAGGAAGACTTAAAGAATTTCCATGCAGGGTTGATTATATCAACCGTTTCAAGACAAATAAACAGATCAAAGAGACCCTTGCACAGGTAGAAGAAGGTAAAGTTGACATTATTATCGGCACACACCGTTTACTGAGTAAAGACGTTAAATTTAAGTCTCTTGGTATTATGATTATCGACGAAGAACAGAAATTCGGCGTCTCTGCCAAAGAAAAACTCCGGGCACTGCGTGTCAACGTAGATACACTCACACTTACCGCAACTCCTATCCCGCGAACACTGCATTTTTCGCTGATGGGAGCGAGAGATTTGTCCATCATGAGTACTCCGCCACCAAACAGACAGCCTGTAAATACAGAACTTCATGTTTTTAATGATAAACTGATACAGGAAGCCGTACAATTTGAACTGGACAGGGGCGGTCAGGTATTTTTCATTCATAACAGAGTAAATGATCTGCCACAACTGGGCGGACTGATACAAACCCTGGTGCCTAAAGCCCGTATTGGTATTGCGCACGGGCAATTGGATGGAGATGCACTGGAAGATGTCATGCTCGATTTCATTAATGGAGAAAAGGACGTGCTGGTAGCAACTACAATTATAGAAGCAGGACTGGATATTCCAAATGCCAATACAATCATTATTAACCATGCTCATATGTTTGGTCTGAGTGATTTGCACCAGATGCGCGGAAGGGTAGGAAGATCCAATAAAAAAGCCTTCTGTTATTTGTTAAGCCCTCCACTATCCACCCTGACATCAGAAGCCCGGAAACGTCTGAGTGCAATCGAAGAGTTCTCTGATCTGGGCAGCGGCTTTAATATTGCCATGCGCGATCTCGATATTCGCGGCAGTGGAAATCTTCTTGGTGCAGAACAAAGCGGCTTTATTGCAGAAATAGGTTTCGAAATGTATCATAAGATATTGGATGAGGCTATACAGGAACTCAAAGCAGATGAATTCAAAGAGCTTTTCAAAGATGATAAAGAACGTCCTTTTGTAACCTTCACCCAAATAGATACTGATCTGGAATTATACATACCGGATGACTATGTAACCAATATTACAGAGCGATACAACCTCTATACCGAACTTTCCAAACTGGATGACGAATTACAGCTAAAGTCCTTCGAAAGTTCTTTAAAAGACCGCTTTGGCCCGGTTCCTAAGCCTGTAAAGACTATGTTGAATGTACTGCGTCTGCAATGGGCAGCTAAAAAACTGGGATTTGAAAAACTGAGTTTTAAAAAAGGCGTTCTGAGAGGTTATTTTATTGCTGATAAACAATCGAACTTCTTTGATTCCCCAATATTCCATAATATACTTCATTTTGCGCAGCAACATCCCCGGATGTGTAATCTGAAAGAAGTCAAAAATACTTTAAGAATAGCATTTGAAGATTTGAAAACCGTAGATGAAGCTATTCAGATGCTGGAAATGGTTCCACAATAA
- a CDS encoding DUF3820 family protein — MNPQLLNDLVTFRMPFGKYKDKLICDLPESYLIWFNHKGLPPGKLGELIGTMYEIRLNGLEYLLKPLKTR; from the coding sequence ATGAATCCACAATTATTAAATGATCTGGTAACCTTCAGAATGCCCTTTGGTAAATACAAAGACAAGCTGATTTGTGATCTCCCGGAATCCTATCTGATCTGGTTTAATCATAAGGGTCTGCCCCCTGGTAAACTCGGAGAGCTGATTGGTACCATGTATGAGATCAGATTAAACGGTTTGGAATATCTGTTAAAACCATTAAAAACAAGATAA
- a CDS encoding phosphatidate cytidylyltransferase, whose protein sequence is MKTRAITAFFFTIVMLGSIFLGAYTFTFFYLLLSVFSLAEFYKLVKTSGIRPHRNIGLVVSALIFLITAGYHLYQFETKYLLLLIPLVSAVFLGELYKKDKIPFGNIAYTFVGFVYVTVPFCFFYSLAFIQDWTTHNYHLPLAFLLLLWASDTGAYLFGRKLGSHKLFERHSPKKTWEGFFGGMFTSLVVSYIISLFFTEISVLVWAGMAILIVSFGTLGDLVESMLKRSLNAKDSGTLLPGHGGLLDRFDGLLIAAPVVFAYLYLVLK, encoded by the coding sequence ATGAAAACCAGAGCAATAACGGCATTTTTTTTTACGATTGTTATGTTGGGTTCCATTTTTCTGGGGGCCTATACTTTTACTTTCTTCTATCTGCTTTTAAGCGTTTTTTCGCTCGCAGAATTTTATAAACTGGTTAAAACTTCCGGGATCAGACCCCATCGTAACATTGGTCTGGTTGTAAGTGCATTGATATTTTTAATTACAGCTGGTTATCATTTATATCAGTTTGAAACAAAGTATTTATTGTTACTTATTCCGCTGGTATCTGCTGTGTTTTTAGGTGAATTATACAAGAAGGATAAAATTCCTTTCGGCAATATTGCCTATACTTTTGTGGGATTTGTCTATGTGACAGTACCTTTCTGTTTTTTCTATTCACTAGCATTTATACAGGACTGGACAACACATAATTATCATTTGCCACTGGCTTTTCTGCTTTTATTGTGGGCTAGTGATACCGGTGCTTATTTATTTGGCAGAAAACTGGGAAGTCATAAATTATTTGAACGTCATTCTCCGAAAAAAACCTGGGAAGGTTTCTTTGGCGGTATGTTTACAAGCCTGGTGGTTTCTTATATTATTTCTTTGTTTTTTACCGAAATATCCGTGTTGGTCTGGGCTGGAATGGCCATCTTAATCGTAAGTTTTGGTACTTTGGGAGATTTGGTGGAATCCATGCTTAAAAGGAGTCTGAATGCAAAAGACTCTGGTACACTTTTACCAGGCCATGGTGGTTTACTGGATAGATTTGATGGCTTATTAATAGCTGCTCCGGTTGTTTTTGCCTATTTATACCTGGTTTTAAAATAG